From Vibrio maritimus, one genomic window encodes:
- the tssE gene encoding type VI secretion system baseplate subunit TssE has translation MNGYIAPEEQVFGVAFLDRLDAGIESTAFQGNVSLGQVVLSIKDNLMNVLNTREGSAQSAPLLGLVDFNDAGLDCLDLAMRIKQSIQTCIKRFEPRLSAVSVSSMATNDNPLDLIFTIEAQLNSEALHDSVRFQILLDKNQQYRVL, from the coding sequence ATGAATGGTTACATTGCCCCTGAAGAGCAGGTGTTCGGCGTTGCATTTCTTGATCGTTTAGACGCAGGCATTGAATCGACCGCCTTTCAAGGCAACGTAAGCCTAGGGCAGGTTGTATTATCGATCAAAGATAATCTGATGAATGTCCTAAATACAAGAGAGGGGAGTGCGCAAAGCGCTCCTTTACTCGGACTGGTTGATTTTAATGACGCGGGCTTAGATTGTTTAGATCTCGCTATGCGCATAAAGCAAAGTATTCAAACGTGTATTAAGCGATTTGAGCCACGACTTTCTGCTGTTTCGGTATCGAGCATGGCAACCAACGACAATCCTCTCGATTTGATCTTTACCATTGAAGCTCAACTCAACTCTGAAGCATTACATGACAGTGTTCGGTTTCAGATTTTGTTAGATAAAAATCAGCAATATCGAGTGCTCTAA
- the tagH gene encoding type VI secretion system-associated FHA domain protein TagH, with the protein MYQINELALSVTNVAALASGCVAQIMCKDTLLIGSATSAQWHLDDSNHQVQAKHCEIQRVDGVFCIIDLCAGTYVNGATSPLGIGQRAKLNVGDEFCIGSLHLSVALEHSAQERLENIDTLLDASLSSHQSEPLIVQQAPIPDPLIELDALFAKSQKTNNVTDDLLSDVSSSVKKEDRLSFTPQSDSEFELSSSMTLKKHRTDFNLHSDAHSDGDVNTQWEKLMEPLQPETGDRRLDMTLPQGDEHLLASPMMSGLGVPLSGKQNVTQWHELAHDIGESLQACIKGVLAIHEQVKGDRFGTLNRNLQPIEDNPLRLGLSYQETIQTLFDDSHSSVHLSPPAAISESLKQVRNHHDAMLHATSVALEQILVAFSPEVLLRRFSQYRRATEPHSQETGSWAWQMYNDYYQELTSFRQQGFEKLYWEIFEQAYDQKIREMQREC; encoded by the coding sequence ATGTATCAAATTAATGAGTTGGCGTTGTCCGTTACCAATGTAGCAGCACTGGCTTCTGGATGCGTGGCACAGATTATGTGCAAAGACACTTTGCTTATTGGCTCTGCCACATCAGCACAGTGGCACTTGGATGATTCTAATCACCAAGTTCAAGCGAAACACTGTGAGATACAACGAGTAGACGGAGTGTTTTGCATTATTGACCTATGTGCGGGGACTTATGTTAACGGTGCAACATCACCATTAGGTATAGGGCAAAGAGCAAAATTGAACGTCGGTGATGAGTTTTGTATTGGCTCATTACATCTTAGCGTCGCTCTTGAGCATAGTGCACAAGAGCGCTTAGAAAATATTGATACGTTGCTTGATGCCTCTCTCTCGTCTCATCAAAGCGAGCCGCTCATCGTGCAACAAGCGCCTATCCCTGATCCGCTGATCGAATTGGATGCGCTGTTTGCTAAGTCGCAAAAGACAAACAATGTTACCGATGATTTATTAAGCGATGTCTCTTCATCAGTGAAAAAAGAAGACCGCTTATCTTTTACGCCACAGTCCGACAGTGAATTTGAGTTGTCATCATCGATGACCCTGAAAAAGCATCGAACGGATTTTAATTTACACTCAGACGCCCATTCTGATGGGGATGTTAATACTCAATGGGAGAAGCTCATGGAACCATTACAACCAGAAACCGGAGATCGACGTTTAGATATGACGTTGCCGCAAGGAGATGAACACTTATTGGCAAGTCCAATGATGTCAGGGCTTGGTGTTCCTCTTTCTGGGAAACAGAACGTGACGCAGTGGCATGAGCTTGCCCATGATATTGGCGAATCTTTACAGGCATGTATTAAAGGTGTGCTAGCCATTCATGAACAAGTGAAAGGCGATCGATTTGGTACATTAAATCGAAATCTACAACCAATCGAAGATAATCCTCTTCGTCTTGGGCTTTCTTATCAAGAAACGATACAAACATTATTTGATGACAGCCACAGTTCGGTTCACCTTTCTCCGCCTGCTGCAATCAGTGAGAGTCTCAAACAGGTAAGAAATCATCATGATGCTATGTTGCATGCGACATCGGTTGCGCTTGAGCAAATTTTAGTGGCCTTTTCTCCAGAAGTCTTGCTCCGCCGTTTTAGCCAGTATCGCAGAGCGACCGAACCCCATTCACAAGAGACAGGCAGTTGGGCGTGGCAGATGTATAACGACTACTACCAAGAATTAACATCATTTCGTCAGCAGGGTTTTGAAAAATTGTACTGGGAAATTTTTGAACAAGCTTACGACCAAAAAATTCGTGAGATGCAACGGGAGTGCTAA
- the tssF gene encoding type VI secretion system baseplate subunit TssF, with protein sequence MTQDHYFREELAYLREQGKVFSETYPQLSRFLQSRSYDPDIERLLEGFAFLTARLRAKADDEFPELTHSILNMLWPNYLRPVPSCTVIALTPENDLNGAHRVKKGAQFDSKKVELTTCHFSSCRDVMLYPIVCERVFCEHTREASIVSVSLKNVGKTPLTALNIDALRFYLGGDKSSSQMLYLWLNHYLEHISITINDMQFWLPKQVLSRVGFNKDDALLPYPQNVSDGYRLLQEYLTFPEAFHFFDVNDIAQALPANDALHFELHFHFNKTLPSDVVVSEEQFQLHCVPAINLFAHDADPIALTGKQTEYLVTPSSRHPSHYEVFSIDSVMGWQDKTQHNKKVRGKPRQYAAFESFYHEIERVRERQSLYYRSRVKSSLRGDGFDTFISFVRSDETTAFEADEAVSLSLMCSNRQLPLALGIGDISKPTQTSPSFATFRNIMAPTQSLRPVLDGSLLWTLISNMSLNYLSLLSADALKSVLCAYDFKALVDRQAERVAKKRMSGIVGIETQPVDRLVHGYPVRGLQSVLTLDPQGFASEGDLYLFGTILSHFFSLYASINSFHELTVINEQNQEEYSWDMLIGTQPLI encoded by the coding sequence ATGACACAAGATCATTACTTTAGAGAAGAACTGGCCTACTTGCGTGAGCAAGGAAAGGTGTTTTCTGAAACCTACCCCCAGTTGTCCCGTTTTTTGCAGTCTCGCTCTTATGATCCTGATATAGAGCGTTTGCTTGAGGGGTTCGCGTTTTTAACGGCGCGTTTGCGTGCTAAAGCCGATGATGAGTTTCCAGAGCTCACGCATTCTATTTTGAATATGCTGTGGCCTAACTATTTAAGGCCAGTACCTAGTTGCACTGTTATCGCATTAACACCTGAAAATGATTTAAATGGCGCGCATAGAGTAAAAAAAGGGGCGCAATTTGATAGTAAGAAAGTAGAGCTCACTACCTGTCACTTTTCATCTTGCCGGGATGTGATGCTCTACCCTATTGTGTGTGAACGCGTTTTTTGCGAGCACACGCGAGAAGCTTCAATAGTGAGTGTGTCTTTAAAGAATGTGGGTAAAACGCCTTTAACGGCGCTGAATATAGATGCATTGCGTTTTTATCTGGGGGGAGATAAATCTAGCTCTCAGATGCTGTATTTGTGGTTGAATCATTATCTAGAGCACATATCGATAACTATCAATGACATGCAATTCTGGTTACCAAAACAGGTCCTTTCTCGAGTGGGCTTTAACAAAGATGATGCCTTGTTACCCTATCCACAGAATGTGTCGGATGGGTATCGGTTGTTACAAGAGTATTTAACTTTTCCAGAAGCCTTCCACTTTTTTGATGTCAATGATATTGCTCAGGCTCTACCTGCCAATGATGCTTTGCATTTTGAGTTGCACTTCCACTTTAACAAGACACTTCCGTCTGATGTCGTCGTCAGCGAAGAGCAGTTTCAATTACATTGTGTACCGGCTATAAACCTTTTTGCTCATGATGCTGATCCGATCGCATTGACGGGTAAGCAAACGGAATATCTTGTGACACCGTCAAGTCGTCATCCTTCTCACTATGAGGTGTTTAGTATTGACAGTGTTATGGGGTGGCAAGATAAGACTCAACACAACAAAAAAGTGAGGGGTAAACCTCGTCAATATGCTGCTTTTGAAAGTTTCTATCATGAAATTGAGCGAGTACGTGAGCGTCAGTCTTTGTATTACCGCTCACGTGTTAAAAGCAGTCTTCGAGGAGATGGCTTTGATACCTTTATCTCCTTTGTTCGCAGTGATGAAACAACAGCGTTCGAAGCTGATGAAGCGGTGTCTCTTTCACTGATGTGTTCTAATCGTCAGTTACCTTTAGCTCTTGGCATCGGTGATATATCTAAACCGACACAGACTTCCCCCTCTTTTGCCACTTTTCGAAACATTATGGCACCAACACAGTCTTTACGGCCGGTATTAGATGGCAGTTTGTTGTGGACGTTAATCTCTAACATGTCATTGAATTATCTTTCTTTGTTATCGGCCGATGCCTTAAAAAGCGTTTTGTGCGCTTACGACTTTAAAGCGCTCGTTGACAGACAAGCAGAGCGAGTGGCTAAAAAAAGAATGAGCGGCATTGTGGGAATTGAAACTCAGCCAGTGGACCGCCTCGTACATGGATATCCTGTACGAGGATTACAGTCTGTATTGACGCTTGATCCGCAAGGGTTCGCTTCTGAGGGCGATTTATACTTGTTTGGCACAATACTAAGTCACTTCTTTTCATTGTATGCCAGTATTAATTCTTTTCATGAGTTGACGGTGATAAATGAACAAAATCAAGAGGAATACTCGTGGGACATGTTGATAGGGACACAACCGTTGATCTAA
- the tssK gene encoding type VI secretion system baseplate subunit TssK, producing MYSRNRVVWNEGLFIKPQHFQQQQRHMDYCLDERIASVSRYLFGVSELAINYDYLSFGRITLERATGIMPDGSVFRIPQEEAAPQALEVTDASFANQVVYLCVTLRSDALLEVDWPQTRGSGRYEHRRVDVKDVHSQKGDSTGVDVSPLKIRLMLERDDRSGFASFAIARILEKRPDGSVLLDPEFIPCLLNVGAHEPLHRFTTEMAGLMRERANNIALRIGTPSQGGVADVSDFMLLQTLNRVAPQVKHLSQLRSLHPERLYECLISLCGELASFTDERRLPPEIPSYQHESPTYSFTPLMRYLRQSLSIVLEPRAMSLQLEKRQFGVMVAPVQDPQLMNDGEFIIAVKARMPLDELRRLFIQQAKVASVEKIREHISLQLPGIPLIALPVAPRQLPYHAGYTYFQLDKSSPLWSQLEHSSGFAMHIASSFDELDVQFWAIRS from the coding sequence ATGTATTCACGTAATCGTGTCGTATGGAATGAAGGGCTGTTCATTAAGCCACAGCACTTTCAACAACAGCAACGTCACATGGATTATTGTTTGGATGAACGAATAGCTTCGGTCAGTCGCTATCTTTTTGGCGTATCTGAACTGGCGATAAACTATGATTATTTGTCTTTTGGACGTATTACCTTAGAAAGAGCGACAGGGATCATGCCGGATGGTTCAGTCTTTCGAATTCCTCAAGAGGAAGCAGCCCCTCAAGCGCTTGAAGTGACGGATGCTTCTTTTGCCAACCAAGTTGTGTATTTGTGCGTGACGCTTCGCAGTGATGCGTTGTTAGAGGTCGATTGGCCGCAGACTCGTGGAAGTGGTCGTTATGAACATCGTCGTGTCGATGTGAAAGACGTACACTCTCAAAAAGGGGATTCGACGGGCGTGGATGTTTCTCCATTAAAGATACGTTTGATGCTGGAGCGAGATGATCGCAGTGGATTTGCTTCGTTCGCTATCGCAAGAATTTTGGAAAAGCGTCCTGATGGCAGTGTGTTGCTCGATCCAGAGTTTATCCCTTGCCTTTTGAATGTAGGTGCTCATGAGCCGCTTCACCGTTTTACGACGGAAATGGCGGGACTTATGCGAGAGCGAGCGAACAATATTGCACTGCGAATTGGTACGCCTTCTCAAGGTGGTGTTGCGGATGTATCCGATTTTATGTTGCTTCAAACACTCAATCGCGTTGCACCTCAAGTAAAACATTTGTCTCAGTTGCGCAGTCTCCATCCTGAGAGACTGTATGAATGTCTTATCAGTTTATGTGGTGAATTGGCCTCTTTCACCGATGAACGGCGACTGCCGCCAGAAATACCAAGCTATCAACACGAATCTCCTACTTATTCGTTTACGCCCCTGATGCGATACTTACGTCAAAGCCTCAGTATCGTATTAGAGCCTCGAGCGATGTCTCTACAGCTCGAGAAGCGTCAATTTGGTGTTATGGTGGCTCCCGTACAAGATCCGCAATTAATGAATGATGGGGAGTTTATCATTGCAGTGAAAGCACGCATGCCGTTGGATGAGCTGCGTCGACTCTTCATTCAGCAGGCTAAAGTTGCTTCTGTTGAAAAGATTCGTGAACACATCTCTTTGCAGTTGCCAGGGATCCCGCTTATTGCGCTTCCCGTTGCTCCAAGACAACTTCCTTACCATGCGGGGTATACCTATTTTCAGCTTGATAAATCAAGCCCGCTATGGAGCCAGCTTGAACATTCAAGTGGTTTTGCTATGCACATTGCCTCTTCATTTGATGAATTAGATGTACAGTTTTGGGCGATTAGGAGTTAA
- the tssG gene encoding type VI secretion system baseplate subunit TssG: protein MGHVDRDTTVDLMKPVNESIVSSPREYPQDAHAYQFFQLIELVKRIDREGDMPSHRWLFSANPSLGFAASDVAALRPLTHDRWEMSTRFLGLSGAQSPLPSFMLERLVTESEEGIKRPFFDFFNHRVLELFSELWRKYRYYLRFEPDAMDAMSNQFFALVGLGDANLRTQTPINWCKMLSYAGTLAGRSRSPQVVAGIIAHCFDLERVHIRQWEKRWVPIVDGQRCGLGTKNISLGENSVIGDVAVDVRGKFTICIHGLSSSRFEDFLPSGKEFLPLCTLVEFILREQLAYDLELHLEQPESMQVSLMSGHDVKLGWSSFLGKPQEDKHILIQVRQ, encoded by the coding sequence GTGGGACATGTTGATAGGGACACAACCGTTGATCTAATGAAACCGGTTAATGAGTCGATTGTATCAAGCCCACGTGAATATCCACAAGACGCTCATGCTTACCAGTTTTTTCAGTTAATCGAATTAGTAAAGCGCATCGACAGGGAAGGTGATATGCCTTCTCATCGGTGGCTGTTTTCTGCAAATCCTAGTTTAGGTTTTGCGGCTTCTGATGTGGCGGCTTTAAGACCACTTACGCACGATCGCTGGGAGATGAGCACGCGATTTCTCGGTTTATCAGGAGCTCAATCGCCTTTACCAAGCTTTATGTTAGAGCGTTTGGTGACGGAATCAGAAGAAGGCATCAAGCGACCTTTCTTTGATTTTTTCAATCATCGAGTGCTTGAGCTGTTTTCTGAGTTATGGCGCAAATATCGCTATTACTTACGATTTGAACCCGATGCGATGGATGCGATGTCAAATCAGTTTTTCGCACTGGTTGGACTTGGCGATGCAAATCTGAGAACCCAGACGCCCATTAACTGGTGCAAGATGCTTTCGTATGCAGGAACGCTAGCGGGGCGTAGTCGTTCGCCTCAAGTGGTTGCAGGGATCATCGCACATTGTTTCGACTTAGAGCGTGTCCATATTCGCCAATGGGAAAAACGATGGGTACCTATTGTGGATGGACAACGGTGTGGGCTCGGAACAAAAAATATCTCTCTTGGGGAAAACAGTGTTATTGGGGATGTGGCAGTAGATGTCCGTGGTAAGTTTACCATTTGTATTCACGGTTTGAGTTCGTCGAGATTTGAAGACTTCTTGCCCTCTGGAAAAGAGTTTTTACCACTTTGTACATTAGTGGAGTTCATATTACGTGAGCAATTAGCTTACGACCTGGAGCTGCACTTAGAGCAACCGGAATCCATGCAAGTGAGCTTGATGTCTGGGCATGACGTCAAATTGGGGTGGAGTTCCTTTTTAGGTAAACCACAGGAAGACAAACACATTCTGATCCAAGTGAGGCAATAA
- the icmH gene encoding type IVB secretion system protein IcmH/DotU, whose protein sequence is MTEPSQHPHHAVHDVFEFRRDGLNLFSDVSSGLMGLALRLKGLASCSNVEAIYEQVRDEIRNIDVELNEANVEPALSLAYRYVLCAFLDEAVLATPWGPDSVWGAQSMLAHFHNETWGGEKVFSILERLQTDPHRYASLLVFIYQCLMLGFEGKYGVMKDGMAMREKVIQQLKMVIDSTGGSSQSTAMLRHEQVATQHSVITRQWSVWSVIAGFVVLWGVIFALYHSSLVQQSADVLAELNQILP, encoded by the coding sequence ATGACAGAACCTAGTCAACATCCCCATCACGCAGTGCACGACGTTTTTGAGTTTCGACGTGACGGGTTGAATCTTTTTAGCGATGTTTCTAGTGGATTGATGGGACTTGCGCTGCGTCTTAAAGGCCTAGCTTCATGCTCAAATGTCGAGGCGATATACGAACAAGTGCGTGATGAGATCCGAAACATCGATGTTGAACTCAATGAGGCTAACGTTGAGCCAGCACTTTCGTTGGCTTATCGGTATGTATTATGTGCTTTTCTTGATGAAGCTGTATTAGCTACGCCATGGGGGCCCGACAGTGTATGGGGCGCTCAATCTATGCTTGCTCATTTTCATAATGAAACATGGGGAGGCGAAAAGGTGTTTTCTATTTTAGAACGTTTGCAAACAGACCCACATCGCTACGCTTCGCTCTTGGTTTTTATTTATCAATGCTTAATGCTGGGTTTTGAAGGCAAGTATGGTGTGATGAAAGACGGAATGGCCATGCGAGAAAAGGTCATACAGCAATTAAAGATGGTAATAGACAGTACCGGTGGATCCTCCCAGTCGACAGCGATGCTTCGTCATGAACAAGTGGCCACACAGCATTCTGTGATTACAAGACAGTGGTCAGTATGGTCAGTCATCGCTGGCTTTGTGGTGCTGTGGGGTGTGATATTTGCACTTTATCATTCATCGCTCGTACAGCAGTCAGCCGATGTCCTCGCTGAACTTAACCAAATATTGCCATAA
- the tssC gene encoding type VI secretion system contractile sheath large subunit: protein MVTQQENVLDTATPMAEGSLLDEIMAQTKMVPEEEGYDVAKKGVAAFLENLLGQGHSQNNVNKQLVDQMLLEVDKKISKQMDEILHHASFQAMESSWRGLKLLIDRTDFKENNKVELLHATKEELLDDFDFAPELSQSGFYKHVYSSGYGQFGGEPTGAIIGNFALTPSTPDMRLLQYMASVGSMSHAPFISSVAPEFFGIDSFEALPNIKDLKATFESPKYTKWHALRESEDARYLGLTAPRFLLRTPYDPVENPVKSFQYTENVSASHEDYLWGNTAFAFATRLTDSFAKYRWCPNIIGPQSGGAIEDLPTHIFESMGALQSKIPTEVLITDRKEFELAEEGFIALTMRKGSDNASFFSANSVQKPKIFPNTIFPNTKEGKEAEMNHKLGTQLPYMMIINRLAHYVKVLQREQIGAWKERQDLERELNGWVKQYVADQENPPAEVRSRRPLRAAKIEVLDVEGNPGWYQVGISVRPHFKYMGANFELSLVGRLDQA from the coding sequence ATGGTTACGCAACAAGAGAACGTATTAGATACTGCCACACCTATGGCAGAAGGCAGTTTGCTTGATGAGATAATGGCGCAAACTAAAATGGTGCCAGAAGAAGAAGGGTATGACGTCGCTAAAAAAGGGGTTGCTGCTTTTCTCGAAAACCTGCTTGGTCAAGGGCACTCGCAAAATAACGTGAATAAGCAGTTGGTTGATCAAATGCTGCTTGAAGTCGATAAAAAAATCAGTAAGCAGATGGATGAGATCCTGCATCATGCGTCTTTTCAAGCGATGGAGTCATCATGGCGAGGTTTGAAACTGCTGATTGATCGCACGGATTTTAAAGAAAATAACAAAGTTGAACTGTTGCATGCGACTAAAGAAGAGCTGCTTGATGATTTTGATTTTGCACCAGAGCTCTCTCAATCCGGTTTCTATAAGCATGTTTATTCTTCTGGTTATGGACAATTTGGTGGTGAACCAACAGGAGCCATTATAGGTAACTTCGCATTGACACCGTCGACGCCAGATATGCGTTTGCTTCAGTATATGGCTTCCGTTGGCTCGATGTCTCATGCGCCTTTCATTTCAAGTGTCGCTCCAGAGTTTTTTGGTATAGACTCTTTTGAGGCGTTGCCAAACATTAAGGATTTAAAAGCCACATTTGAAAGTCCAAAATACACCAAATGGCACGCTCTAAGAGAATCCGAAGATGCACGCTATCTTGGTTTAACGGCACCTCGTTTTTTGCTCAGAACACCTTACGACCCCGTTGAAAACCCAGTTAAATCATTCCAGTATACAGAGAATGTGTCAGCGTCTCATGAAGACTATTTGTGGGGGAATACGGCTTTTGCTTTTGCTACTCGCTTAACCGATAGTTTCGCAAAATACCGTTGGTGCCCAAACATCATTGGCCCTCAAAGTGGTGGGGCGATTGAAGACTTGCCAACGCATATCTTTGAGTCTATGGGAGCACTACAAAGTAAAATTCCAACAGAAGTTCTTATCACTGATCGCAAAGAATTTGAACTTGCTGAAGAAGGTTTTATTGCATTGACTATGCGCAAAGGCAGCGATAACGCTTCATTCTTTTCTGCGAACTCTGTTCAAAAACCTAAGATCTTTCCAAATACAATCTTTCCAAATACAAAAGAAGGGAAAGAAGCGGAGATGAATCATAAGTTAGGGACTCAGTTACCTTATATGATGATCATTAATCGTCTCGCGCATTATGTAAAAGTCCTTCAACGTGAACAAATTGGAGCATGGAAAGAACGTCAGGACTTAGAGAGAGAGCTTAACGGTTGGGTCAAGCAGTATGTGGCTGATCAAGAAAACCCGCCGGCAGAGGTTCGAAGCCGACGTCCATTACGAGCTGCTAAAATAGAAGTGTTGGATGTGGAAGGTAATCCAGGCTGGTACCAAGTTGGTATTTCTGTGCGTCCACACTTCAAGTATATGGGCGCTAATTTTGAGTTGTCATTGGTTGGACGTCTGGATCAAGCATAA
- the tssJ gene encoding type VI secretion system lipoprotein TssJ, with amino-acid sequence MYRRLIVVGVVLMLAACASSDVPAERPTTITLSLLGDSGMNPNVFGESAPVEFQVFELQDDSMFMSADFDELKNDHQKALKSNFVNVYDYVLVPGQFKFINPIELDEKTRYIGVMARFSEPELSEWKRAVKIINRGRKYHLLVYLKDYDVMLEKVE; translated from the coding sequence GTGTATCGACGCCTCATCGTTGTTGGAGTTGTTCTTATGCTGGCGGCGTGTGCTTCTTCTGATGTGCCAGCAGAGAGGCCTACTACCATCACACTCAGCTTATTGGGTGATAGTGGGATGAATCCAAATGTATTTGGTGAAAGTGCACCTGTTGAATTTCAAGTCTTTGAGTTACAAGACGACTCGATGTTTATGTCTGCTGACTTCGATGAACTGAAAAACGATCACCAAAAAGCATTAAAAAGTAATTTTGTTAACGTATATGACTATGTGCTCGTTCCTGGTCAATTCAAGTTTATTAACCCTATTGAGTTAGATGAGAAGACGCGTTACATCGGTGTGATGGCACGGTTTTCTGAGCCTGAGCTTAGTGAATGGAAACGCGCCGTCAAAATCATCAACAGGGGGCGAAAATACCATTTATTGGTTTATTTGAAAGACTATGACGTTATGTTGGAAAAGGTGGAATAA